The Chiroxiphia lanceolata isolate bChiLan1 chromosome 4, bChiLan1.pri, whole genome shotgun sequence genome contains a region encoding:
- the KIT gene encoding mast/stem cell growth factor receptor Kit isoform X4, whose amino-acid sequence MTFIPNPQKGIIIKNVQRSFKGCYQCLAKHNGVEKISENIYLNVRPVHKTLPVITLSKSYELLKEGEEFEVTCIITDVDSSVQASWISHKSGIVTSKSRNLGDYGYERKLTLNIRSVGVNDSGEFICQAENPFGKTNATVTLKALAKGFVRLFATMNTTVDINAGQNGNLTVEYDAYPKPKEEVWMFMNETLQNSSDHNVKFRSVGNNSYTSELHLTRLKGTEGGIYTFFVSNSDANSSVTFNVYVKTKPEILTLDILGNGVLQCVAAGFPAPTIYWYFSPGTEQRCFDSPTISPMLIKSGYTNSSVPSFERIRVESTINTSMFRSTGTVCCEASSNGDRSSAFFNFAIKEKIRTHTLFTPLLTAFGVAAGLMCIIVMILVYVYLQKPKYEVQWKVVEEINGNNYVYIDPTQLPYDHKWEFPRNRLSFGKTLGAGAFGKVVEATAYGLFKSDAAMTVAVKMLKTSAHLTEREALMSELKVLSYLGNHINIVNLLGACTIGGPTLVITEYCCYGDLLNFLRRKRDSFICPKHEEHADTAVYENLLHQAEPAADAANEYMDMKPGVSYAVPPKADKKRPVKPGSYADQDVTLSMPEDDELALDVEDLLSFSYQVAKGMSFLASKNCIHRDLAARNILLTHGRITKICDFGLARDIRNDSNYVVKGNARLPVKWMAPESIFNCVYTFESDVWSYGILLWELFSLGSSPYPGIPVDSKFYKMIKEGYRMFSPECAPPEMYDIMKSCWDADPLQRPTFKQIVQMIEQQLSDNAPRVYANFSTPPSSQGNAPDHSVRINSVGSSASSTQPLLVREEV is encoded by the exons TTCACAAAACTCTTCCTGTCATCACCTTATCAAAAAGCTATGAGCTTCTCAAAGAAGGAGAAGAATTTGAAGTTACATGCATAATCACAGATGTGGATAGCAGCGTACAAGCTAGTTGGATTTCTCACAAAAGTGGG ATTGTTacaagcaaaagcagaaatttggGTGATTATGGATACGAAAGGAAATTAACATTGAACATCCGTTCAGTGGGAGTTAATGATTCTGGAGAATTCATATGCCAAGCAGAAAACCCTTTCGGAAAAACCAATGCCACAGTAACCTTGAAAGCACTAG CTAAAGGATTTGTCCGTTTGTTTGCAACAATGAATACCACAGTAGATATAAATGCAGGACAAAATGGAAACTTAACAGTTGAATATGACGCATATCCAAAACCAAAGGAAGAAGTCTGGATGTTCAtgaatgaaacattacagaattCCTCAGACCATAATGTCAAGTTCAGGAGCGTGGGTAATAACAG ttatACAAGTGAACTTCACCTTACACGATtaaaaggaacagaaggaggcatttacacattttttgtGTCCAATTCTGATGCCAACTCCTCTGTAACATTTAATGTCTATGTGAAAA caaaaccagaaattcTCACTCTGGATATACTTGGCAATGGTGTACTTCAGTGCGTAGCAGCTGGATTCCCAGCCCCTACCATATACTGGTATTTTAGCCCAGGAACTGAGCAGAG GTGTTTTGATTCACCAACAATATCTCCTATGCTTATCAAAAGTGGTTACACAAATTCATCAGTGCCATCATTTGAACGAATCCGGGTTGAAAGCACGATTAACACCAGCATGTTCAGGAGCACCGGCACTGTGTGCTGCGAGGCCTCCAGCAATGGGGACAGGAGCTCTGCTTTCTTCAACTTTGCTATTAAAG agaaaatCCGTACCCATACCCTTTTTACCCCGTTACTAACTGCATTTGGAGTCGCTGCAGGACTGATGTGCATCATAGTCATGATCCTGGTGTATGTATATTTGCAG aaaccCAAGTATGAAGTTCAGTGGAAAGTTGttgaagaaataaatggaaacaaCTATGTTTACATAGACCCAACACAGCTTCCTTACGATCACAAGTGGGAATTTCCAAGAAACCGTTTGAGTTTTG GTAAAACCCTTGGCGCTGGAGCTTTTGGAAAAGTTGTTGAAGCCACTGCTTATGGTTTATTTAAATCTGATGCTGCTATGACAGTAGCAGTAAAGATGTTGAAAA CAAGTGCCCATTTAACAGAAAGAGAAGCCTTGATGTCAGAGCTTAAAGTGCTGAGTTACCTTGGAAACCACATTAATATTGTGAATCTACTTGGAGCTTGCACTATTGGAG GTCCCACTCTGGTCATTACAGAATATTGCTGCTATGGTgatcttttaaattttcttagACGGAAGCGAGATTCATTTATTTGCCCAAAACATGAAGAACATGCAGATACAGCAGTTTATGAGAACCTTTTGCATCAGGCAGAGCCTGCAGC TGATGCTGCCAATGAGTACATGGACATGAAACCAGGAGTGTCATATGCAGTCCCACCAAAGGCTGATAAAAAACGACCTGTGAAGCCCG GATCCTACGCTGATCAGGATGTTACCCTTTCTATGCCGGAAGATGATGAACTTGCTCTAGATGTTGAAGATCTGCTAAGCTTTTCTTACCAGGTGGCAAAGGGCATGAGCTTCCTTGCCTCCAAAAAT TGCATTCATAGGGATCTGGCCGCAAGAAATATTCTCCTAACTCACGGTCGAATTacaaaaatctgtgattttGGCCTGGCAAGAGATATAAGGAATGACTCAAATTATGTGGTCAAAGGAAAT gCTCGTCTTCCTGTGAAGTGGATGGCACCTGAAAGTATTTTCAATTGCGTCTACACCTTTGAGAGTGACGTGTGGTCTTACGGGATATTGCTTTGGGAGCTCTTTTCTTTAG GAAGCAGCCCTTATCCAGGGATACCCGTGGACTCTAAGTTCTATAAAATGATCAAGGAGGGATACAGGATGTTTAGCCCTGAGTGTGCACCACCTGAAAT GTATGATATAATGAAGAGCTGCTGGGATGCTGATCCTTTACAAAGACCCACATTTAAACAAATTGTACAGATGATagagcagcagctttcagaTAATGCCCCCCGG GTTTATGCCAACTTCTCAACCCCACCTTCCAGTCAAGGAAATGCTCCAGATCACTCAGTGAGGATTAACTCAGTGGGTAGCAGTGCTTCATCTACTCAGCCTCTCCTGGTACGCGAAGAAGTTTGA